A DNA window from Ipomoea triloba cultivar NCNSP0323 chromosome 10, ASM357664v1 contains the following coding sequences:
- the LOC116032945 gene encoding cyclin-dependent kinase inhibitor 7-like codes for MKEYLRRPDGMGETAAEAVTEVVVGGNRVGLKSRAPEVSLCCPSSKRRKVSSQCGNDGDDEVASDNSVSQAATTAAVVCEAVTSKCSSCESSESVKEDLRSIDLKAKKDYEEFVTDNSGSMNNGISRETPPSSELCGDSIAEMESSSSTAKKKSPEADSRRKPDAAKTPSAAEIEEFFSASEKYVQKRFAEKYNYDIVKDVPLEGRYQWVRLKP; via the exons ATGAAAGAGTACCTGAGAAGACCTGACGGAATGGGGGAGACCGCGGCGGAAGCGGTGACGGAGGTCGTAGTAGGCGGGAATCGAGTTGGTTTGAAGTCGAGAGCTCCGGAGGTTTCGCTGTGCTGCCCGTCGAGCAAACGAAGGAAGGTCAGTTCTCAATGCGGTAATGATGGAGATGATGAGGTTGCGTCGGATAATTCGGTTTCTCAGGCGGCCACCACTGCGGCGGTTGTTTGTGAAGCTGTAACGTCGAAATGTTCGAGTTGCGAATCGAGCGAGTCCGTTAAGGAGGATTTGAGAAGCATAGATCTGAAGGCGAAGAAG gATTATGAAGAGTTCGTAACTGACAATTCAGGTTCTATGAACAACGGAATCAG TCGAGAGACTCCTCCATCAAGCGAGCTTTGCGGAGATTCAATAGCAGAAATGGAGTCCTCATCATCGACAGCCAAAAAGAAGTCACCGGAGGCGGATTCTCGTCGGAAACCTGATGCCGCGAAGACGCCATCAGCTGCAGAGATCGAGGAGTTCTTCTCCGCGTCGGAAAAGTACGTGCAGAAAAGATTCGCGGAAAA GTACAACTACGATATTGTGAAGGATGTGCCATTGGAGGGGCGCTACCAGTGGGTTCGCTTGAAGCCATAA
- the LOC116032640 gene encoding probable carboxylesterase 12 has translation MADQKGSSNEILHDLFAVMKIYKDGRVERLSGTDVVPAGLDAETGVLSKDVVISPEPKVSARLYLPPKIPTGRKLPLLLYFHGGAFVVESAFSPTYMKPLNLLAAEANVLIVSVDFRLAPEHPLPAAYDDGWTALKWAASHAAGDGGEEWLNEYADFDGGIFLGGDSVGANISHYLALRVGSTTEDNSVDGVKINGLFFNCPLFWGEDRLSNDLGTQFIAPFVETIWKIALPEATGLDDPRINPSKDPELGKLGCKKVLIYVPEKDALKHRGWQYKESLVSSGWQGAVEVVEVKGENHIFNLNNPTCDNAIAMLKKLATFFHDSNP, from the coding sequence ATGGCAGATCAGAAAGGTTCCTCTAATGAGATACTCCATGATCTTTTCGCTGTAATGAAAATATACAAAGACGGCCGTGTGGAAAGGCTATCCGGCACCGACGTCGTTCCGGCTGGCTTGGACGCCGAAACGGGAGTGCTAAGCAAAGACGTCGTGATTTCTCCGGAGCCCAAAGTGTCCGCTAGGCTCTACTTGCCGCCCAAAATTCCCACCGGCCGGAAACTTCCGCTTTTGCTGTATTTCCACGGCGGCGCGTTTGTGGTTGAGTCCGCATTCTCGCCCACGTACATGAAGCCGCTCAACTTGCTGGCGGCGGAGGCCAATGTTTTGATCGTGTCGGTGGATTTCAGATTGGCCCCGGAGCACCCTCTCCCGGCGGCTTATGACGACGGGTGGACGGCTCTCAAATGGGCCGCTTCCCACGCCGCCGGAGACGGCGGCGAGGAGTGGCTGAATGAGTATGCTGACTTCGACGGCGGAATTTTCCTCGGCGGCGACAGCGTCGGCGCCAACATATCACACTACCTGGCTCTGCGGGTCGGGTCCACGACGGAGGATAATAGCGTTGACGGCGTCAAAATTAACGGACTTTTCTTCAACTGTCCGTTATTCTGGGGCGAGGATAGGCTCAGCAATGACCTTGGCACCCAGTTCATCGCCCCGTTCGTGGAGACCATATGGAAAATCGCGCTGCCAGAAGCCACGGGGCTGGACGACCCGCGTATCAACCCGTCAAAGGACCCGGAACTAGGAAAACTGGGTTGCAAGAAAGTTCTAATTTATGTCCCAGAGAAAGATGCATTAAAGCACAGAGGGTGGCAGTACAAGGAATCATTGGTTAGCAGTGGGTGGCAAGGGGCGGTGGAGGTGGTGGAGGTTAAAGGGGAAAATCATATTTTCAATTTGAATAACCCCACCTGTGATAACGCCATAGCTATGCTTAAAAAGCTCGCCACTTTCTTCCACGACTCCAACCCCTAA
- the LOC116032029 gene encoding probable carboxylesterase 2 — protein sequence MHQLINKMGDQKGSSDEILHNLFTLMKIYKDGRVERLSGTDVVPAGLDAETGVLSKDVVISPEPKLSARLYLPPKISAGRKLPLLLYFHGGAFVVESAFSPTYMKPLNLLAAEANVLIVSVDFRLAPEHPLPAAYDDGWTALKWAASHAAGDGGEEWLNEYADFDRVFLGGDSVGANISHNMALRVGSSENNNNSVDGVKINGLFFNCPFFWGAERIGDEGDIPIFVSFFDTICRVALPEPAGLDDPRINPSKDPELAKLGCKRIIIFVPEKDPLKHRGWLYKEALVSSGWRGAAQVVEVKGEHHIFNLNNPTCDNAMAMLKKLATFFHDHNP from the coding sequence ATGCATCAGTTGATCAACAAAATGGGAGATCAGAAAGGTTCATCTGATGAGATACTCCATAATCTTTTCACTCTAATGAAAATATACAAAGACGGCCGTGTGGAAAGGTTATCCGGCACCGACGTCGTTCCGGCCGGCTTGGACGCCGAAACCGGAGTGCTAAGCAAAGACGTCGTGATTTCGCCGGAGCCCAAACTGTCTGCTAGGCTCTACCTGCCGCCCAAGATTTCTGCCGGCCGGAAACTTCCGCTTTTGTTGTATTTCCACGGCGGCGCGTTTGTGGTGGAGTCCGCCTTCTCGCCCACGTACATGAAGCCGCTCAACTTGCTGGCGGCGGAGGCCAACGTCTTGATCGTGTCGGTGGATTTCAGATTGGCCCCGGAGCACCCGCTCCCGGCGGCTTATGACGACGGGTGGACGGCTCTCAAATGGGCCGCTTCCCACGCCGCCGGCGACGGCGGCGAGGAGTGGCTGAACGAGTATGCTGACTTCGACCGGGTGTTCCTCGGCGGCGACAGCGTCGGCGCCAACATATCACACAACATGGCACTCCGGGTCGGCTCGAgtgagaataataataatagcgtTGACGGCGTCAAAATTAACGGACTTTTCTTCAACTGTCCGTTTTTCTGGGGCGCGGAAAGGATCGGCGATGAAGGGGACATCCCGATCTTCGTCTCGTTCTTCGACACCATATGTCGGGTCGCCCTGCCGGAACCCGCGGGGCTGGACGACCCGCGTATCAACCCGTCCAAGGACCCGGAACTCGCAAAACTGGGTTGCAagagaattataatttttgttccAGAGAAAGATCCATTAAAGCACAGAGGGTGGCTGTACAAGGAAGCATTGGTTAGCAGTGGGTGGCGAGGGGCGGCGCAGGTGGTGGAGGTTAAAGGTGAACACcatattttcaatttgaacaacCCCACATGTGATAACGCCATGGCTATGCTTAAAAAGCTCGCCACTTTCTTCCACGACCACAACCCCTAA
- the LOC116031591 gene encoding probable carboxylesterase 12, whose amino-acid sequence MGSEDSSEILHDFFPLMRVYKDGRVERFSGEEVVPADVDAETGVKCKDVEISPDPKVSARLYLPKGAGPGRKLPVLVYFHGGGFIVESAFSPTYMKHLCLVAAEANAVIVSVNYRLAPEHPLPAAYDDSWAALKWVAAHSTGGGDEEWLKECVDFDRVFLGGDSAGGTIAHSMAMRVGLEGLNGVKIDGVILNCPFFWGKDPIPVEGDDEGVSIFVENLWRFVNPKTTGLDDPQLCPDKDPEYAKLGCKRVLVYVAEQDPLRHRGRRYTAELAKQGWQGESEVVEAKGENHVFNLFTPTSDNAMAMVKKLATFFNPSSSIF is encoded by the coding sequence ATGGGATCTGAAGATTCCTCGGAGATACTCCACGATTTTTTCCCGTTAATGAGAGTGTACAAGGATGGCAGAGTGGAGAGGTTTTCCGGCGAAGAAGTTGTTCCGGCCGACGTGGACGCCGAAACCGGAGTGAAATGCAAGGACGTCGAGATTTCTCCGGACCCGAAGGTTTCCGCTAGGCTTTACCTCCCCAAAGGCGCCGGTCCGGGCCGGAAACTTCCGGTTTTGGTGTACTTTCACGGCGGAGGGTTCATAGTAGAATCCGCCTTCTCCCCGACTTACATGAAGCATCTTTGCTTGGTCGCAGCGGAGGCGAACGCCGTGATCGTCTCCGTTAATTACAGGCTGGCCCCCGAGCACCCTCTCCCGGCGGCCTACGACGACTCGTGGGCGGCTCTCAAGTGGGTCGCCGCCCATTCTACCGGCGGGGGAGACGAGGAGTGGCTTAAGGAGTGCGTTGACTTTGACCGCGTGTTCCTCGGCGGCGACAGCGCGGGTGGGACCATAGCACATAGCATGGCCATGCGGGTCGGCCTGGAGGGACTTAACGGCGTCAAAATTGACGGCGTTATCCTTAACTGCCCGTTTTTCTGGGGAAAAGATCCGATCCCCGTCGAGGGCGACGACGAGGGCGTTTCGATCTTCGTCGAGAATCTTTGGCGGTTCGTGAACCCGAAAACAACGGGGCTGGACGACCCGCAGTTGTGCCCCGACAAGGACCCCGAATATGCGAAACTAGGATGTAAACGGGTCCTGGTTTACGTTGCCGAGCAGGACCCGTTACGCCACCGAGGGCGGCGGTACACGGCGGAGCTGGCTAAACAGGGCTGGCAAGGGGAGTCGGAGGTGGTGGAGGCTAAAGGTGAAAACCACGTTTTCAATTTGTTCACTCCAACGTCTGATAATGCCATGGCTATGGTGAAAAAGTTGGCCACgttcttcaatccatcttcatcAATATTTTGA